CAGGTGTTCACTTATAAACTCTATACGATAATCATCTTCTATTCTTCCATTTACTTTGAACTTATCTTCTCCCTCTACTCCCATTCCATTTTCTGATATAAAGAACGGAATGTTTTTATAGTTATCTCTAATGTTTATAGATAAATCATATATACCTTTTTCATATATTTCCCATCCCCTATGAGGATTTATCTTTTTACCTGGCATATCATAAAAATCAAAGAATGATTCTGGGGTAAGTATTTCTTCTTTAACTTTACTTTCTTTTGCTTTAACTCTTCTTGGTTGATAATAATTTACACCTAGTAAATCTACTGTATTATTTTTTATTATCTCTATATCTTCTTTTTTATATATAGGCATTAAATTCTGTTGTTTTACAAATTCTATTAATTCCCCAGGAAATTCTCCATGTACTGATGGGTCTAAGAAAGAACGATTTAAAATCAAATCAGCTATATTAGATGCTTCTAAATCTTCTTTACTATTACTTCTTGGATAGGATGGAGTCAAGTTAATTATTATACCTATCTGTCCATCTAAATTTAATTTTTTATATTCACTTATAGCTAATGTACTAGATAACATTATATGATATCCGACTTGCACAGCTCTTTTAAAATCAACTATAGCTGGATAATGATGGACTCCTAAGTATCCAAACTCTACTGGTACTATAGGTTCATTGTGTGTAAACCACTTTTTAACTCTATCTCCAAATAGCTCAAAACACGTTTTAGCATAATGTTGATAATACATTACTACTTCTCTATTTTCCCATCCTCCTATTTCTTGTAAATACATTGGCATATCAAAGTGGAATAAGTTTATAAAAGGTTCTATGTTATTTTCTAACATTGTGTTTATAACGTCATTATAAAAATCTACTGCTTTTTGATTTATACTTTTATCAGCTTTTATAAGTCTTGACCAACTTATAGAAAATCTAAATGAATTGTGACCAAGCTCCTTCATTAAAGCTATATCTTCTTTATATTTATAATAAAAATTACTAGTATCTTTAGGACCTATATTATTATAAAACTTCTCTGGTTCAACTTCATACCAATAATCCCATATATTTTGTTCTTTTCCATCTACATTATAAGCACCTTCCATTTGTGTAGCAGAAGATGCACTTCCCCACCAAAAATCTGTTGGAAATTTATAATTCATATTTTTTCTCCCATACAAGTTTATTTTTTTACTTTTATACCACAATAATCAAGTACTAATTCACAAAACATCATGTTTGCCCAAGAGAACCAATCTCTTGTAAACTTATTTGGATCATCTGGATGGAATCCTTCGTGCATTAAATATGTTCCTGCATCTGTGTTTTTCATTATTTCTAATAATTCTCTCTTCTTATATACATCATTAGTAGTTAGCCCTTGCATTGCAAGTGATATATGCCATATATATCCTTCTGGAGTATGAGGACTTCCAACACCTGATGCATATTTTCCAATATGGAACTCTGGATTCTCTGTACTTAATATAAAGTTTCTCGTATTTATATATTTTTCATCATTTAAATCTGTGTATCCTAAATATGGAATTGCTAGTAAACTAGGTAAATTAGCATCATCCATTAAATTGTAGTTGCCAAGCCCATCTACTTCATATGCATATATTTCTCCACATCTTGGATGATTATATACAGCATGTTTTTGTATTCCTTCATTTATTTCATCTCTTAAATTTCTTGCTTTTTTAGCTAATTCTTCATCATTTAATAATTCTCTAGCAATTTCATCAACGTAGTTTAATACGACAACAGCAAACATATTAGATGGTACTAGGTAACTATAAGTACAAGCATCATCACTTGGTCTAAATCCACACCATGTCATTTTAGTTACCTTATGTACTGGTCCTTTTCCACTTCTAGCTAATGTATCTAGTTGACGACAATCTAATCTTTCAAAATTATATGGTGAATTTTCTTCATGATTTTGTTCTACTTTCCATAAGTCTATTATTGTATTTACAGCTTTTTTGAATGTATCATTAAAATGTGAAGTTCTTCCTGTATTTTTGTATAATAAATAGCTTAATTGTATTGGGAAACACAATGAATCTATCTCATACTTTCTTTCCCATACGTCAGGTTTCATATCTGTCAAGTCAGTTTGATGTCCTGCACCATTAGCTTCTTCATTAAAAGCATTTGCATATGGATCTACTAATATATATCTAAATTGTCTTTCAACTAATCCTTCTATCATATCTGCTATTTCATTGTCTTCATTAGCTAGTACTAAGTATGGCCTAACTTGGCAAACAGAATCTCTTAGCCACATAGCTGGTATATCCCCTGTTAAAACATATGATGTTTTGTCTTCCATTCTTTTTATAGTTGTATTTATTGTATTTAGGAAACATTTCTCGAACATATCTCCTATTTTTTTATCGTCTTTAAAATTTTCTTTTACCGTATTTATTAACCTATCTATCGATGTGTACATAATCTTTCCCCTTTATAGTTTTTAAGTTTACTACCTATAAAAATTCTCCTTATAAGTAAAATAGTAAAGGTATTCTACTACCTTTAGTAGAAGAATACCTTTAATTTAAGTTATTTTAAAATTATTTTTGCTCAGCCATCCACTTGTCATATTGACTTTGTAATTCTTTCATAACATTGTCAATTCCAGCAGCTTTTAATTTGTCATTTAATTGTCCTAAATATTTATCAGTATCAACAGATCCTGTAAATAATGGAGCCTTAAATTCTTGAACTATATTAGATATAGTAGCTATTTCTGTACTTATATTTGATGTATCTGCGTAGAATCCTAATGTAGGAGAAGCTACTGCTTGAGAGTTAAACTTTTCATATTGTTCTATTCTATCTTTTGGGTCAGTATCATAGTTCTTAGTTAAGAATACATTTCCTAAAGCCCAAGATGGCATACTATATTTTTGTGCATCTTCAGTTTTTGTTATAGTTCCATCTTCATTAGTTGTATAGTGAACATCTTCTATACCTCTATCAATTAAGTTTCTTAAGTATTCATCAGTATTTAATAAATTTAAGAATTCCATTGCCTTTTCTGGATTTTTAGATGCAGCTGATATTGACATTACAGAACCTGTAACTGAATTGTTTATAGTTAAAGGATCGTGTGATGGACTATATCCAACATCATATTTTGCATTAGAAGACCACATTTCTATTGCACCTGGTGCATATTGCTCTTTTCTAACAAACCAGTTTTCAACACTCATTTCATGTGGATCTGTATCTGTTGCAGCTTGTGAATGTATGTATCCTTTTTGGTAGAATCTTCTTAATGTATCTAAAGTACTTTTAACATCTTTTTGTTCGTATATATTTACTATCTTAGCAGTGTCACCTTCTAAATTTATACCAAATGGTAAATTTTCTCCTAATAAATAATCATATGGCATATATGGGAAGAATCCTGCCCCAGCTGCCATTGGCATTTTTAAGTCTGGGAATTTAGCTTTTACTTTTTCTAATATTGGCTCTAAGTCTTCTAAAGTCTTAGCATTTTCCATATCTTCTAACACTCCAGCCTCTTCTGCCATTCTTTTATTATAAGTCCATCCCATTTGTTGACCTACTTCTTTATTTGCTGGTATTCCATATAATTTTCCATTTATAGTAGCTCCCTCTAAGAATAGTGGATTTATAGTTTCTTTTAATTCTTTTCCACTGCTTTCTAATAAATCACTTAATTCTAAGTAAGCTCCTTTTTGAGCATTTAATGCATAATCACTTGCAAAGCATATATCAAATGGTTCCCCAGAAGAAGTTATAACTTGCATCTTTTGACCATAATCACCCCAGTCTACCATTCTTAAATCTAATGTAACTCCTATTTTCTCAGCTGTATATTTATTTACTTCTTCCATAACCTTATCTTGGTCTGGTTGAGGAGTACCTATCATATACCATATTAATTCAGTTGTACCCTTACTATCATTTGCTGAACCAGAAGCCGAATCCTTATTTGTACTTGAACATCCAGTAAGTATAGTAGAAGATGCTATTGTCATTACTAAAAATAAGCTTGATAATTTTTTAAATTTCATTTATTAATCCCCCTAATTAATTATATAAAATGTTTAAAATATATATTAATATATATTTACTCTTTTACTCCTCCAATTGTCAGTCCACTTATAAAGTACTTTTGGAAGAATGGATAAGTGCATGCTATAGGAAGTGTTGATACAACTACCATTGCCATTCTAACAGATTCCTGTGGAAGTGCATTCATAACTTCTCCACTTAGCATTGCATTTTGTCTTATAAATTCCATATTCTTTTCTATCTTCATTAACATATGTTGAAGTGGTACTAGGTTTTGATAATCAATATATAGCATTGCATTAAACCAGTCATTCCAGTATGCTAATGTAGAAAATAAAGCTATTGTTGCTATACCTGGAATAGCTAGTGGTATAACTATTTTTGTAAATATTCTAAATTCGCTTGCTCCATCTATTCTAGCAGACTCTATTATTGAATCTGGAACAGATTTTTGGAAGAAGGTTCTCATTACAATTATATTGAATGAGTTAAATGCTAAAGGTAATATCAGCGCCCAAATAGTATTTTTAAGTCCTAATACTTGAGTCATTACTATGTATGAAGGTACCATACCTCCACCAAATAGCATTGTAAAGAATACTAAAAATGTAAATTGTCTACGATATTTAAATCCTTTTCTAGATATTGCATAAGCATAACTTGATACCATACTTACGTTTATTATAGTACCTAATATAGTTACTACTATAGTTACCATATATGATTGTGCTAATGCTCCACCTGACTGAAGCAAATACTTATAAGCATCTAAGCTCCATTCCTTTGGAAATATTGAGTATCCATGTTCTAATAATGACTGTTCTGATGTTAAAGAGATAATTATTACAAATATAAATGGAAATACACAAGCTATTGCAGATACTGCAAGTATTATGTTTGCTATTATATTTGTTATACCTGTAAAACCTTCATTATATGCTTTTTTCTTTTTCTTTGTAAATGTTTTATTTTTAGTTTTTATTTCCTGTATTTTAGCTTCCATATAATCGGCTACTTAGCCTTCCTCCTTCCTTATTTAGAATAAACCGTATTCTGGATCTATTTTTTTAACTATATAGTTTGTTATCATAATTAATACAAATCCTACTACTGATTGATATAAACCTGCTGCTGTACTCATTCCTATGTTACCCATATTCATAAGACCTTTATAGATATATGTATCTATTACATCTGTAACTGGATATAATATTGCTGAGTTTCTTGGTACTTGATAGAATAATCCAAAGTCTGATCTGAATATTCCCCCTATAGCCATTATTGTAAGTACTATCATTAATGGCACTAATAACGGTATTGTTATATTCTTTATTTGTTGCCATTTGCTAGCTCCATCTATTGTAGCTGCTTCATAGTAACTTTTATCAATTCCTACTATTGCCGCTAGATATACGATACTTCCATATCCCACACCTTTCCATACATTCATAAATACTAATATGAAAGGCCAATATTTTGCTTCACTATACCACTGCACAGGTTCTATTCCAAATGCACCTAACATAGAGTTTATCATACCTTTGTCTGCACTTAAGAAACTAAACACAAAATAGCTTACTATAACCCATGATAAGAAGTGTGGGAATAACATACCTGTTTGATATAACTTTCCTAATCTCTTATTTGCTATTTGACTAAGTACTATTGCTACGAAAACTGCAGCTACAAGCCCTAAGACTATAAAGATTAAGTTATAAACAACTGTATTTCGAGTTATACGAAATGCGTCTCCGCTATCAAATAAAAATTTAAAGTTATCAAATCCTACCCATTCACTATTAATTAAACTTTGTATAAATCCACCAGGGCTTATTTTAAAGTTTTTAAAAGCTAATACTTGGCCAAACATTGGTAAATATGAGAATATTAATAGCCATATAGTACCTGGTAAAACCATTAGCAACCATGCTCTGTTTTTCCAGATGTCTTTAAAAAATTTCTTCATCTATGCCTCTCCCCTTTCTATACTTATATTTTATCATCAGGCAAACATTTTCTAAAGTTCACTATTATTAGATTAGCAACACTAATTTTATTATTACGTAACGTTTTCCTTTTGAATTAAAATTTAAATAACAAAAAAAGTAGCATAAGCTACTTTTGTCTTACTTTTTATAAATTTAGCTTTCTCCACTCACTTGGAGTAATTCCAACTATACTTTTGAACTTTCTATAGAAATAATTTTTATTAGAATATCCAACTAATTCACCTATTTCACTTGCTTTTAAACTGGTATTTACTAATAAATCCTTTGCTTTGTTTATTCTAAAATTATTTATATAATCAGAAAAAAGTATCCCTATTTCCTTTTGGAATAATTGCCCTAAGTATATGGAATTTATATTTAGACTGTCACTGATTTCCTTTAAGTTTAAATCTTTTTGATAATTTTTTTCTATATGATCTAAAAGCTTTATTATTACAGGGCTTATACTTTCTTGGGTATTTTCTAGCTTAGTCTGCATAAATTTTATCATATTTATAAGCTCTAATTGAATTTCATCAATAGTATTTTTATTTATAGCATTTTCTAAATATATACTTAAATTTTTCATAAGCTTTGATTCATTAATATAGTTATATACATTTAAAAATACTTCTAAAGCTTTGGCTTTTATTTTTTTAGGATTTAAATCATCTTCTTTTAATTTATTAAATTTTGATTCTATATATAAAGATGCATTAGCAAAATCTTTATTTATTAATAAAGATTTTAAATCTTCAAAGTCTACATCTATATCTATATTTTTGTTATTTTTTTCTTTATATTCCTTTATCCAAGATATATTAGGATAAATTATTTTGTATTCACTTATATCTTTGGCACTTTCATAACTTGTATTTATATATTCTAAGTCTTTTATTACTTGTCCTAAACTTATATATACAATATCATTTATTAAATCTATTATTTGATTTTTAATATTAGTAAGTTCTTCTATATACTCATCATTAAACTTACCATCAATTATAAATACAGCTTTAGATTTATTCTCTATGCAATATAAATATTTTTTCATATCTGGTATTGCTTTTAGTACTTTATGTATATCTTTATCTTTATTTTTTAATTCAATTATACCCACACGATATTCATCATTATATTTTAATTTTTCCTTTATATAATCGATATTTTCATAATCTTTCTCAGTTATTATTTTTAGCAATACACTATTATTTACAACTTCTTTATCTTTATTTCTATTTTCTTTTTCTTTTAATTTACTCTTTATACTTATTATACTCTTCTCTAATTCTTCTATATCTATAGGCTTTAGTATGTAATTTTGTGCCCCCATACTAATAGCTTTTTTAGCATATTCAAATTCTTGAAACGCACTAAGTACTATAAAATTAGTTTGATAATTTGAATTTATTAAATTTTCTATAAGCTCAAGACCAGTCATCTTAGGCATCATTATATCAGTTATAACTAAATCTATATCCATAGATAAAATTTCTTTTAAACCATCTTCTCCGTTATTAGCAAAACCTACTATTTCAAATCCATAGTCTTGCCAATCTACTATATACTTAAGCCCTTCTAATATAAATGGTTCATCATCTAATAAATATACTTTATACATTATCAACCTCATCTCCTAAAACTGGTATTTTTATACTTACAGTAGTTCCCTCATTTATCCTACTATTTATATAAATACCGTATTGTTCTCCAAAATTTAGTTTCAATCTATTATTTATATTCATAAGTCCAATTGAATTTGGCTTTTGGATATTCTTTTCTAGCCCATCTTTTATTTTCCTTATAGCTTCTTCACTCATTCCATTACCATTGTCTTTTATACTAATTTCTATTTCTTCATCTATTTCCTTTATAGTAACTTTTATATAATTATCACAAAAACCTTTTCTTAATCCATGATTTATAGCATTTTCTAATATTGGTTGGATTGTAAACTTAGGCACTGGATAATCTAAATATTTATCATCAACGTGAATTGAATAATCTAGCATCCCCTTATATCTTGTAGCGCATAAACTCAAATACATCTTGCTATGCTTTATTTCATCTCTTATGCTAACTAGACTTCCATTATTATAAGTAGAATATCTAAACATACTAGCTAAATTATATATCATTTGTGCTACTTCTTTATTTTTACTAGATAATGCACTCATTCTTATAACCTCTAAAGTATTATATAAGAAGTGTGGTTTAATTTGCGATTGAAGTGCATTTATTTCAGCTTGTTTTTGTTTAACCTCTGCCACATAATTTTTATTTATATTATATTGTAGACTTTCACTCATCTCGTCAATACTTATAGCTATCATATCTAATTCATCAACTTCTTGTTTTATATTAAACCTTGTATCTAGTTTCCCTTGCTTTAACTTTTCGATATTTTTCATCATATTCCTTAACTTACTAGAATACTGATTTATTGCAAAATATGTTACTATTAGAATCATAACTATAAAAGTTAAAGATATATAAGTTATTCTAGATTTAATTTTATAAACACCTAGTTCTTTTTGGGTTATCATAGTTCCATATTTATAATTAGTTTGTGCATCTTTTTTAGTCATAACTATAGGGAATTTCTGCTCATTGTTTTTATCTAAGTTATTTTTAATATAATCTATTTCTAAGTCTGATGTATTTTTGTTAGAACTAAATATTATCTTATCATTTTCATCAAATATTATTAAATTTCCTTTAAAGTTTGACTTTTCAACTATATTGTTCAAACTATTTAAATCAAAATATATATCTATATAAGCTATTATATACATAGAGTCTATACTTTTTATTGGTTTAGTTATCTTTCTAACATACTTGGATTTACTTTCTTCATTTTTTAAGTCATACCATTTGTTATGATTTAAAACAATCTCACTTATATATTGTTGATCTTTATTATTTATACATACTGCTAATGCACCAGCTCTATCTGCTAATATTGTATTTATTAAATATGTTAAATCTATTTGTTTCATATTCGATGATGAAAATTTATCTAGTTTGTAACTTAAATATTCTTCATATGTATTTTCAACAAGTACTTTAACTTCTTCTATTACTTTAGGTTGTGTATTTATGCCATTAGCAATAGAGTTTGTTATACTATCTTGCTCTTCAAATCTTTTTTCTATATTAAAAATAACTTCTGAATAAATATCTAATTCATTTTGTAGTTCATTATCGATATGATAGTTTATAAATATATTGGTTAATAAAAATATAGATATAATTGTTATTAAAGAATATATAAGTAACATCTTATTAAAAATTTTATTCCTTATATATTTTTTGTATAAAGCAATCAATCTCTAACACCCTTAATAATTACATACTTCTTTGAATCTGCTTAAATTTCTTATTTGATACATGCATTATTAAATATCCAGGTATAACCATAAAGAAAAATAATACTAATCCTAGATTACCTTTTACTATATAAGATAAAATATATAAACCGATTAATATTAATAAAGTTTGAAATGGGCTTGATAATGCTATTATAAATGAATTTTTTATATAATCTTTGTTACTTTGCTCAAAGTGTACATACAATGGAAAGAAGAACATAAAAGATATACTTACAAAGAAAAGTACTGTCATAACTATAATATATAATACTGTAGAATACAGAGCTTCCATTTTATATAAAATAGTTAAATCAAAAGCTAAAAATGCAAATAATGCAAAAAATACAAATCCACACTTGTTAGAATTTATAAATTCTTTTTTATAAACATCTTTAAATGTTTTAAATATAGGTATATCAAAATTACCCTGAACCCATTTTCTAAGTATGTAAAATGTTGCTACTGTAGAAGGCATTATTCCTAATACTACTCCACCTGCTACCATAAATATTACCCATAGAAAATTTAAAATCATAAACCTCCAAATCCACTCACAAAAATTTAATAAAACATCTCCAAATTTCATTTTATTCCCCCTACATATTATATTTACAAAAAAAGGTTATCTATCAGATAACCTTTTTTTCTATCTTATTGATATAGTTGATATTTCTGATTTTCTTAAATTAACTTTGCCATCTATGACACTTTTAATTTCTTCTTCTAATATATTTGATATATATATTTCTTTACCGAAGTCACATTTACTTATTTCTAAACTTGTATCTTTATCTGATACATTATAAACTCTAAATATTGTATTAAAATCATTCCCCATTTTAAGTGTTGACCATATTATACCATATCCATCGAAATTCATCAAACCGTTTTCATGGTTTATTTCTCCGTTTTTTATATCAACTTGTTTAGTAATAACTGGAATTTGATACATATGAGCTTCTTTTACAGAATCATAGATATTCTTACCATGAGGTATTATTTTTAACTCTGCTTCATGGTATCCTATACATTGTGCATCTGGTGTTCCAAATACTCCCCAGTCTCCTAATTCTCTAACACATCTTAAAAGTGTTACTGCTATAGTGTTTCTTCCATCATTTAATAATTCATATTCATTTAATCCCTTGTTAGCTACTGTAAGTCCATAATCTTTATTATGAATATTTACAAAAGCTTGTTGATGTTGGCAGTTATTTGGATTTTCCCAAGCTTCATCAACTATATTATTTCTTTTTGCTAATTCAAATATAGAGTCTGCATAATGTACGTCACTTTCTATGTCTGTAGCAAATAACATTCTCATTCTATTGTCTTTAGCTACGTTATTAAATGATGACTTTACTTTTAATCCTTTATCATTTTTTTCTAAAGTTAAAGTAGTTTTTATTTCTAGTTCTACAGTTTCATCTACTCTTTGAGATTTTCTATGTTTAAATTCTAGTACTTCTTCTATCTCTTCTAGTAATAACTTATTTGAACTCTTTGGTATATTTAATTTATGAGTTATTTCTATTACACCTTTATATGGTAAATCTTCTTTTATTTTTATATCTGCTTTTATATCTTTAGTAGTTATAGGTATTTCTCCTACTGGCTTCATATATATATATTCATTACCTATATCTCCAGTATTTTCGTATATACATAAATCCTTAAATACTTTATTAGTATTTTTATCTAATAGTTCTACTGAACCATTTTCTTTTACCTCTACTCTTAGATTTTCATTTTCTAATATATTTTTGTCAACTACTATAGTTTTATTTTCTATAGTACTATCATTATCTTCAACTAATGCATATGTATCCCATCCAAATGATTTTATATTCTTAGTTAAAAGCTCAACTTTAACATATCTTGCATAATATGGCTGTCTGAACTTATCATCTGGTAAGTCATACCCAAATCTTATTCCCATATCAACTATGTCAGCATCTATTTTATTTCCATTTATATCTACTACTTTAAATTTAGGAAGTTCTATCTTTTTCATTTCTTTTGCTATAAGAGTTGGATGACCTTCTTTAAAATATTTTCTACATAGATCCATTTCAATTTCTGTTACAGATGCTCTATCATATCCACTTGTATTTACAATTATAAAAGGATATGTGTTATCTCCTAATTTAGAAAATACTTCTGTATTTATGTTATCTTTTATAAATTCTAAACTTTCATTTATTATAAACTTTGCTACATCCTTAGCTTTATCAAATCTAGCTACCATTTCTCTATGAACTTCATCTACACTACATCCACATATACTGTCGTGAGGATGATTTTTCATTAATGATTTCCATCCATATTCAAATAAGTGATGTGGGTATTTATATCCATAGTGGCTAGCCATAGTAGCTATTGGCTCTGCTACTTTTTCAAATAAAGTTTGGCATAAATTATTCCATTGCTTTAAGTAAACCCTAGCTGATGCAGTATTTACTAAAGTATACCATCCATCTGTTTGTTGGCTTCTTAATTCCCCTTTTATAATTTGTAAGTCTTTTGGCATATTTTCTTTTAAATCTTTTATATAATCTTCAAAATTAGAATGTACAAATTCTATATCATTGTATAAATTATTTGCAAGGTTTATAGCTTGTGATAAATCAGTTTGTATTGGTTGATGGTCACATCCATTCATAAATAATAAATGATTACAAGATGCAAATTTTGAGGCATCTTCTATTCTTTTTCCCCAATATTCTTTAGCTTCTTTTTCATCTACTGGTACTTCCATACCATTACAGTACCAATTTGCAAATAATATACCTAGTACCTTCGAACCATCTGGACTTTCCCAATACATTTCTGAATATGGTGATTCAAACTTATCATCAGCACTTACTTCATTGTTAAACCCTGTTGGTTTTACCCCTCTACCAAACGCCGCTGCATCTATTCCTGCTTGCTTTAATATTTGAGGTGCTTGCCCCATGTTCCCAAAAGAATCTGGGAAATATCCTACCTTACAAGGCTCTACTCCATATTTTTTAGAGTCTTTATGACCATATTGTAAGTTTCTAATATTAGCTTCACTACTTGTTAAAAACTCATCTTGAAGTACATACCAAGGTCCTATATTTAACCTTCCTTCTTTTATAACTTTCTCTAATAGCTCTTTTTTATCTGGTCTAACTTCTAAATAATCTTCAAGAAGTACTGTTTGACCATCTAGATGATAATATTTAAAGTTAGGATCTTTCTCAAATGTATCTAATAATGTATCCATTGTTTTTATTAACATCATGTGATGTGTTTCATATGGTAAATACCATTCTCTGTCCCAATGTGTATGAGATATTATATGTGCTGTTTTTTTCATAAAAATTCCCCTACTCCTCTATTATTAATAAAGGTAACTAAGTTTTATTAGTTACCTTTAAAGTTATAAGCTTAAAATTTGAATTTCTTAAAGTTCTACTTATTTCATCTTAACCATTAATGTCTTTATTTCATATGGATTTAAAGTTACATTTATTTCACTCTCATTTCTTAACTCTTCCATAGGTTTTTCCATTAAGTTTGTTTCCATCCATCCTTCTATAGTGTAATCGCTATTTATCTTAATTTCAGCTCTACTTCCTGCATATTCATGGAAACGAAGTACAACCATATCTTCATCTTCTGCTTTTTTAATTGCATCAACTAATACATAAGCATCATTGAAGTTAAACATTTTAGTAGGTATATTTTCTAGTAATTCACCATTTATGGCTCTTAATGGTTGATTTAAGCTATATGCCGCTTTTACAGTATCTGCTTCTATAAAATCACCTTTATGTGGAAGTAATGAGTATGTAAAATTTTGCTCTCCTTGATCTTGTACTGGGTCTGGATGTGTAGCTGATTTTAATAATGTAAGTCTTATTACATTATCTTTTATAT
The sequence above is a segment of the Tissierellales bacterium genome. Coding sequences within it:
- a CDS encoding glycoside hydrolase family 125 protein; the encoded protein is MYTSIDRLINTVKENFKDDKKIGDMFEKCFLNTINTTIKRMEDKTSYVLTGDIPAMWLRDSVCQVRPYLVLANEDNEIADMIEGLVERQFRYILVDPYANAFNEEANGAGHQTDLTDMKPDVWERKYEIDSLCFPIQLSYLLYKNTGRTSHFNDTFKKAVNTIIDLWKVEQNHEENSPYNFERLDCRQLDTLARSGKGPVHKVTKMTWCGFRPSDDACTYSYLVPSNMFAVVVLNYVDEIARELLNDEELAKKARNLRDEINEGIQKHAVYNHPRCGEIYAYEVDGLGNYNLMDDANLPSLLAIPYLGYTDLNDEKYINTRNFILSTENPEFHIGKYASGVGSPHTPEGYIWHISLAMQGLTTNDVYKKRELLEIMKNTDAGTYLMHEGFHPDDPNKFTRDWFSWANMMFCELVLDYCGIKVKK
- a CDS encoding sugar ABC transporter permease yields the protein MKKFFKDIWKNRAWLLMVLPGTIWLLIFSYLPMFGQVLAFKNFKISPGGFIQSLINSEWVGFDNFKFLFDSGDAFRITRNTVVYNLIFIVLGLVAAVFVAIVLSQIANKRLGKLYQTGMLFPHFLSWVIVSYFVFSFLSADKGMINSMLGAFGIEPVQWYSEAKYWPFILVFMNVWKGVGYGSIVYLAAIVGIDKSYYEAATIDGASKWQQIKNITIPLLVPLMIVLTIMAIGGIFRSDFGLFYQVPRNSAILYPVTDVIDTYIYKGLMNMGNIGMSTAAGLYQSVVGFVLIMITNYIVKKIDPEYGLF
- a CDS encoding glycoside hydrolase family 1 protein: MNYKFPTDFWWGSASSATQMEGAYNVDGKEQNIWDYWYEVEPEKFYNNIGPKDTSNFYYKYKEDIALMKELGHNSFRFSISWSRLIKADKSINQKAVDFYNDVINTMLENNIEPFINLFHFDMPMYLQEIGGWENREVVMYYQHYAKTCFELFGDRVKKWFTHNEPIVPVEFGYLGVHHYPAIVDFKRAVQVGYHIMLSSTLAISEYKKLNLDGQIGIIINLTPSYPRSNSKEDLEASNIADLILNRSFLDPSVHGEFPGELIEFVKQQNLMPIYKKEDIEIIKNNTVDLLGVNYYQPRRVKAKESKVKEEILTPESFFDFYDMPGKKINPHRGWEIYEKGIYDLSINIRDNYKNIPFFISENGMGVEGEDKFKVNGRIEDDYRIEFISEHLKFANKALNEGCNLKGYHLWTFMDNWSWLNSYKNRYGFVEVDINNEFKRTPKKSAYWFKELILNNGF
- a CDS encoding ABC transporter substrate-binding protein, translating into MKFKKLSSLFLVMTIASSTILTGCSSTNKDSASGSANDSKGTTELIWYMIGTPQPDQDKVMEEVNKYTAEKIGVTLDLRMVDWGDYGQKMQVITSSGEPFDICFASDYALNAQKGAYLELSDLLESSGKELKETINPLFLEGATINGKLYGIPANKEVGQQMGWTYNKRMAEEAGVLEDMENAKTLEDLEPILEKVKAKFPDLKMPMAAGAGFFPYMPYDYLLGENLPFGINLEGDTAKIVNIYEQKDVKSTLDTLRRFYQKGYIHSQAATDTDPHEMSVENWFVRKEQYAPGAIEMWSSNAKYDVGYSPSHDPLTINNSVTGSVMSISAASKNPEKAMEFLNLLNTDEYLRNLIDRGIEDVHYTTNEDGTITKTEDAQKYSMPSWALGNVFLTKNYDTDPKDRIEQYEKFNSQAVASPTLGFYADTSNISTEIATISNIVQEFKAPLFTGSVDTDKYLGQLNDKLKAAGIDNVMKELQSQYDKWMAEQK
- a CDS encoding carbohydrate ABC transporter permease gives rise to the protein MEAKIQEIKTKNKTFTKKKKKAYNEGFTGITNIIANIILAVSAIACVFPFIFVIIISLTSEQSLLEHGYSIFPKEWSLDAYKYLLQSGGALAQSYMVTIVVTILGTIINVSMVSSYAYAISRKGFKYRRQFTFLVFFTMLFGGGMVPSYIVMTQVLGLKNTIWALILPLAFNSFNIIVMRTFFQKSVPDSIIESARIDGASEFRIFTKIVIPLAIPGIATIALFSTLAYWNDWFNAMLYIDYQNLVPLQHMLMKIEKNMEFIRQNAMLSGEVMNALPQESVRMAMVVVSTLPIACTYPFFQKYFISGLTIGGVKE